Proteins found in one Fulvitalea axinellae genomic segment:
- the nusG gene encoding transcription termination/antitermination protein NusG produces MTDLKWYVIRVVSGKEKKLKAYLETEVARQELEDQVAQVLIPSEKVYEMRNGKKRVRERNYFPGYVLISANIGGNPELIPFIKDMPDVIGFLSDTGSSSGAPVALRESEVNRILGKVEEVEEYQEQGVSPFIVGENVTVMDGPFTGFTGIVEEVFEERKKLNVTVKIFGRNTPVELNYMQVEKQE; encoded by the coding sequence ATGACTGACTTAAAATGGTATGTTATCCGCGTCGTTAGCGGCAAGGAAAAAAAACTGAAAGCCTATCTCGAAACAGAGGTGGCGAGGCAGGAGCTGGAAGACCAGGTGGCTCAGGTTCTTATTCCTTCTGAGAAGGTATATGAAATGAGAAACGGAAAGAAACGCGTAAGGGAACGGAACTATTTCCCGGGTTACGTGCTTATTTCCGCAAATATCGGAGGTAACCCCGAGCTTATACCTTTCATTAAGGATATGCCCGACGTTATCGGTTTCTTGAGCGATACGGGAAGCTCTTCGGGAGCTCCGGTTGCGCTTAGGGAAAGCGAAGTGAACAGAATCCTCGGAAAAGTGGAGGAAGTGGAAGAGTACCAAGAGCAGGGCGTGTCGCCGTTTATCGTTGGCGAGAACGTTACTGTGATGGACGGTCCTTTCACCGGCTTCACCGGAATCGTGGAAGAAGTTTTCGAAGAGCGTAAAAAGCTCAACGTGACGGTTAAGATATTCGGTAGGAATACGCCTGTCGAATTGAATTATATGCAGGTAGAAAAACAAGAGTAG
- the secE gene encoding preprotein translocase subunit SecE → MLKVKAFVSGSVEEMKEKVTWPPFSELQSSSLLVLVGCVLFAASIGLMDLFFKNLMEWFYSAF, encoded by the coding sequence ATGTTGAAGGTAAAAGCATTTGTAAGTGGCTCCGTCGAGGAGATGAAAGAGAAGGTGACTTGGCCTCCTTTTTCAGAGTTGCAAAGCAGCTCATTGTTGGTTTTGGTCGGATGTGTGTTGTTCGCAGCATCGATCGGCCTAATGGACCTATTCTTCAAGAATCTGATGGAGTGGTTTTACTCTGCCTTTTAG
- the rplK gene encoding 50S ribosomal protein L11 — translation MAKEISGYLKLQIKAGQANPSPPVGPALGSKGLNIMEFCKQFNARTQDKQGQVLPVLITIYSDKSFEFVVKTPPAPVLILEAAKLKKGSSEPNRNKVGAITWDDVKAIAETKMPDLNAFTVESAMKMVAGTARSMGVKVEGTAPWAE, via the coding sequence ATGGCTAAGGAAATCAGTGGTTACTTGAAGCTACAGATCAAGGCTGGCCAGGCGAATCCTTCGCCCCCAGTCGGTCCAGCGTTAGGTTCTAAGGGACTTAACATTATGGAGTTCTGTAAGCAGTTCAACGCCAGAACGCAGGACAAACAAGGACAGGTTTTGCCCGTATTGATTACGATCTATTCGGACAAGTCTTTCGAGTTTGTTGTGAAAACACCCCCGGCTCCAGTATTGATCTTGGAAGCGGCGAAACTCAAGAAAGGTTCTTCAGAGCCTAACCGTAACAAAGTTGGTGCGATCACTTGGGACGACGTGAAGGCAATTGCGGAGACTAAAATGCCGGACTTGAACGCTTTCACGGTAGAGTCTGCCATGAAAATGGTTGCTGGTACCGCTCGAAGCATGGGTGTTAAAGTTGAAGGAACTGCTCCTTGGGCAGAGTAA
- the rplJ gene encoding 50S ribosomal protein L10 translates to MNKVEKKQIIDELVAKFQENDFFYVTDAAGLTVEQTNAFRRVCFEKGVEYKVYKNTLIQKALEQLDADYSAFDGEVLKGFSGIIFSKEVSNLPAKILKQFRKESGSEKPLLKGASIDAELFIGDDQLDALSKLKSKVELIGEVITLLQSPAKNVISALKSGGDKLAGIVKTLSEKEA, encoded by the coding sequence ATGAATAAGGTAGAAAAAAAGCAAATCATCGATGAGCTTGTGGCCAAGTTCCAGGAGAACGACTTCTTCTACGTTACAGACGCCGCAGGACTTACGGTAGAGCAAACCAACGCCTTCAGAAGAGTATGCTTCGAAAAAGGTGTTGAATATAAGGTTTACAAAAATACCCTTATCCAGAAGGCTTTGGAACAGTTGGATGCGGACTACTCTGCGTTTGACGGCGAGGTTCTGAAAGGATTCTCAGGTATTATCTTCTCAAAAGAGGTTTCGAACTTGCCTGCTAAGATCCTGAAGCAATTCAGAAAAGAAAGCGGTTCTGAAAAACCTTTGTTGAAAGGCGCTTCTATCGACGCCGAGCTTTTCATCGGAGACGACCAACTGGACGCTCTCTCGAAACTCAAGTCGAAAGTCGAGCTTATCGGAGAGGTTATCACCTTGCTCCAATCACCTGCGAAAAACGTTATCTCTGCGCTTAAGAGCGGAGGCGACAAACTTGCGGGCATCGTCAAGACTCTTTCTGAGAAGGAAGCTTAA
- the rplL gene encoding 50S ribosomal protein L7/L12, with amino-acid sequence MADLKEFAEQLVNLTVKEVNELAEILKEEYGIEPAAAAAVAVPGAAATEEAAEQTEFDVILKSAGSAKLKVVKAVKELAGLGLKEAKELVDGAPSAVKEGIAKDEAEALKKELEAVGAEVELK; translated from the coding sequence ATGGCAGATTTGAAAGAATTCGCGGAACAATTGGTTAACTTGACAGTAAAAGAAGTTAACGAGCTTGCAGAGATTTTGAAAGAAGAGTACGGTATCGAGCCTGCTGCAGCCGCTGCTGTTGCTGTTCCTGGTGCTGCTGCTACTGAAGAAGCTGCTGAGCAAACTGAGTTCGACGTTATCTTGAAGTCAGCTGGTTCTGCTAAATTGAAAGTTGTTAAAGCTGTTAAGGAATTGGCAGGTTTGGGCTTGAAAGAAGCTAAAGAATTGGTAGACGGCGCTCCTTCTGCAGTTAAAGAAGGTATCGCTAAAGACGAAGCTGAAGCACTGAAGAAAGAGTTGGAAGCTGTTGGTGCTGAAGTTGAGTTGAAATAA
- the rpoB gene encoding DNA-directed RNA polymerase subunit beta, protein MANTIHPNRRNFSSIKKVIDYPDFLDVQLKSFRDFFQLDTAAEKRAQEGLYKVFSENFPITDSRESYVLEFVDYLIDPPKYTVEECIDRGLTYSVPLKAKLRLSCNDEDNEDFETMEQEVFLGNIPYMTGKGSFVINGAERVIVSQLHRSPGVFFAQSKHTNGTKLYSARIIPFKGSWIEFATDVNSVMYAYIDRKKKFPVTTLLRAIGYGSDKDILDLFGLSEELEATKKALKDAEGRKLAANVLKTWTEDFVDEDTGEVVSIDRNEVILERDTVLGEEEIEKILESGTKSIILHKKDVVTTDYTIIFNTLQKDASNSEREAVELIYRQLRNSEAPDEQTARELIQNLFFSDKRYDLGEVGRYRINKKLGINLSKDVRVLSNQDIVLIVKYLIGLINSKAVVDDIDHLSNRRVRTVGEQLYSQFGVGLARMARTIKERMNVRDNEEFKPADLINARTLSSVINSFFGTNQLSQFMDQTNPLAEITHKRRMSALGPGGLSRERAGFEVRDVHYTHYGRLCTIETPEGPNIGLISSLCVHAKVNPMGFIETPYRKVTEGAVDETGVVYLTAEEEDDSFIGQANVPVGGDGRLEQDQVKARLQGDFPVVAPEELKFMDVAPNQIVSVAASMIPFLEHDDANRALMGSNMQRQAVPLLKPNSPIVGTGLEGRVAGDSRTLVVSEGGGTVEYVDGNKIVIRYDLTDDEVLAGFDNEVKEYSLVKFRRTNQDTCMNLRPIVLKGDKVTKGQILCEGYATQQGELALGQNLQVAFMPWQGYNFEDAIVISEKVVQGDVFTSIHIDEYELEVRETKRGEEELTSEIPNVSEDAVKNLDENGIIRTGAEIKEGDILIGKITPKGETDPTPEEKLLRAIFGDKAGDVKDASLKASPSLNGVVIDTKLFSRPKKDKDLRAKAKKEVEELKSRYSGELLKLRRRMIGKMDELLGGKTSQGVKHKFGDEVLSAGVPFGFANIDNNLFPEKNIYRDESTYSVPEEVNLLADLNLEGWTDDEHTNELLQELVKNYQNKRNEIAGRFKKERFTLEVGDELPAGIVQLAKVYIAKKRKLKVGDKMAGRHGNKGVVAKIVREEDMPFLEDGTPVDICLNPLGVPSRMNIGQIYETVLGWAGLKLGKKYATPIFDGATMAQVAAELEEAGLPEFGRTYLHDGLTGERFDQPVTVGVIYMLKLGHLVDDKMHARSIGPYSLITQQPLGGKAQFGGQRFGEMEVWALEAFGAANVLQEILTIKSDDVVGRAKAYEAIVKGENMTKPNVPESFNVLVHELRGLALEITLD, encoded by the coding sequence TTGGCTAATACTATTCACCCAAACAGGAGAAATTTCTCGTCGATCAAGAAGGTCATTGATTACCCTGACTTTCTGGACGTACAGCTGAAGTCATTCCGCGACTTCTTCCAGCTGGACACCGCGGCCGAGAAAAGGGCTCAAGAGGGCCTATACAAGGTGTTCTCCGAGAACTTTCCAATCACGGACAGTCGTGAGAGTTATGTTCTGGAGTTCGTGGATTACTTGATCGACCCTCCGAAGTACACGGTTGAGGAATGCATCGATCGGGGCCTGACCTATTCCGTTCCTTTGAAGGCCAAGTTGCGCCTCTCGTGTAACGACGAGGACAACGAGGATTTCGAGACAATGGAGCAGGAAGTGTTTTTGGGGAATATCCCTTACATGACCGGAAAGGGCTCTTTCGTAATCAATGGTGCCGAAAGGGTTATTGTATCCCAGTTGCACCGCTCGCCAGGCGTGTTCTTCGCTCAAAGTAAGCACACGAACGGCACCAAACTCTACTCGGCCAGAATTATCCCGTTCAAAGGGTCGTGGATTGAGTTCGCTACTGACGTGAACAGCGTCATGTACGCATACATTGACCGTAAGAAAAAATTCCCGGTCACTACTTTGCTTAGGGCTATCGGCTACGGATCTGACAAGGACATTCTCGACTTGTTCGGTCTTTCCGAAGAGCTTGAGGCCACGAAGAAAGCGTTGAAAGACGCCGAGGGCAGAAAGCTCGCCGCAAATGTTTTGAAGACGTGGACGGAAGACTTCGTGGACGAAGATACCGGCGAAGTAGTTTCTATTGACCGGAACGAGGTTATCCTTGAGCGCGACACCGTGTTGGGCGAAGAGGAAATCGAGAAGATTCTTGAGTCGGGAACCAAGTCTATCATCCTTCACAAAAAGGATGTTGTGACAACCGATTACACGATCATTTTTAATACCCTCCAGAAAGACGCGTCGAACAGTGAGCGCGAGGCAGTGGAATTGATCTACCGCCAATTGCGTAACAGTGAGGCTCCTGACGAGCAGACAGCTCGCGAGCTGATCCAGAACTTGTTCTTCAGCGACAAGCGTTACGATCTGGGCGAGGTAGGTCGTTACAGAATCAACAAGAAATTGGGCATCAACCTTAGCAAAGACGTTAGGGTGTTGTCAAATCAAGATATTGTCTTGATCGTCAAGTATCTCATCGGATTGATCAACTCTAAAGCGGTTGTCGATGATATTGACCACTTGAGCAACCGTCGCGTTAGAACTGTGGGCGAGCAGCTCTACAGCCAGTTCGGCGTAGGTTTGGCCAGGATGGCGAGAACGATCAAGGAAAGAATGAACGTTCGTGACAACGAGGAGTTCAAGCCGGCTGATTTGATCAACGCGAGGACTTTGTCTTCTGTGATCAACTCTTTCTTCGGAACGAACCAGTTGTCTCAGTTCATGGACCAAACCAACCCGCTTGCGGAAATTACGCATAAGCGTAGAATGTCTGCTTTGGGTCCTGGTGGTCTCTCTCGTGAGCGTGCGGGCTTTGAGGTTCGTGACGTTCACTATACGCACTACGGTCGTCTCTGTACAATTGAGACGCCTGAAGGTCCGAACATTGGTCTGATTTCTTCACTTTGCGTTCACGCCAAAGTGAACCCGATGGGATTCATCGAAACTCCGTACCGTAAGGTTACCGAGGGTGCCGTTGACGAAACCGGAGTGGTTTACTTGACAGCTGAAGAAGAAGACGACTCGTTTATCGGACAGGCTAACGTACCGGTAGGCGGAGACGGAAGGCTTGAGCAAGATCAGGTGAAAGCCCGCTTGCAAGGTGACTTCCCAGTTGTGGCTCCTGAGGAACTGAAGTTCATGGACGTTGCGCCAAACCAGATTGTATCTGTGGCCGCTTCTATGATTCCTTTCTTGGAGCACGATGACGCCAACCGTGCTTTGATGGGATCGAACATGCAGCGTCAGGCCGTTCCGTTGTTGAAACCGAATTCTCCGATCGTAGGTACTGGTCTTGAAGGCCGTGTAGCTGGCGACTCTAGAACTTTGGTTGTTTCAGAAGGTGGCGGTACAGTTGAGTACGTTGACGGTAACAAGATTGTGATCCGTTACGATTTGACTGATGACGAAGTGTTGGCTGGTTTCGACAACGAGGTGAAAGAATACTCGCTTGTTAAGTTCCGCAGAACTAACCAGGATACTTGTATGAACCTTCGTCCGATTGTCTTGAAAGGTGATAAAGTGACGAAAGGTCAGATCCTTTGCGAAGGTTACGCTACTCAGCAAGGTGAATTGGCCCTTGGCCAAAACTTGCAGGTTGCCTTCATGCCTTGGCAAGGTTACAACTTTGAGGATGCCATCGTAATTTCCGAAAAGGTTGTTCAGGGTGACGTGTTCACATCGATTCACATCGACGAATACGAGCTTGAGGTTCGCGAAACGAAGCGTGGTGAGGAAGAATTGACTTCTGAAATCCCGAACGTAAGCGAGGACGCGGTTAAGAACCTTGACGAGAACGGAATTATCCGTACTGGTGCCGAGATCAAGGAAGGCGATATCCTGATCGGTAAGATTACGCCTAAAGGCGAAACCGATCCGACTCCGGAAGAAAAACTTCTCCGTGCGATCTTCGGTGACAAAGCCGGTGACGTTAAGGACGCTTCTTTGAAAGCTTCTCCTTCGTTGAACGGTGTGGTTATCGACACCAAATTGTTCTCTAGACCTAAGAAGGACAAAGACCTTAGAGCTAAAGCCAAGAAAGAGGTTGAGGAACTGAAGTCAAGGTACAGTGGCGAGTTGCTGAAGCTCCGCAGACGTATGATCGGTAAGATGGACGAACTGTTGGGCGGAAAGACTTCGCAAGGAGTTAAGCATAAATTCGGAGACGAGGTGTTGAGCGCTGGCGTACCTTTCGGTTTCGCTAACATCGACAATAACTTGTTCCCCGAAAAGAACATATACCGGGACGAAAGTACTTACAGCGTACCGGAAGAGGTGAACTTGTTGGCCGACCTTAACCTCGAAGGTTGGACGGACGACGAGCACACTAACGAATTGTTGCAGGAATTGGTTAAAAACTACCAGAACAAGCGTAACGAAATCGCCGGTCGCTTCAAGAAAGAGCGTTTTACGCTCGAAGTCGGTGACGAGTTGCCAGCTGGTATCGTACAATTGGCCAAGGTTTACATCGCTAAGAAGCGTAAGCTGAAAGTGGGTGACAAGATGGCCGGTCGTCACGGTAACAAAGGGGTAGTAGCCAAGATTGTCCGCGAAGAGGACATGCCGTTCCTCGAAGACGGAACACCGGTTGATATCTGCTTGAACCCATTGGGTGTACCATCGCGTATGAACATCGGGCAGATCTACGAGACCGTATTGGGTTGGGCTGGACTTAAGCTTGGCAAGAAGTACGCTACGCCGATCTTCGACGGAGCTACTATGGCCCAAGTGGCAGCAGAACTTGAGGAAGCCGGTCTTCCAGAATTCGGCCGTACATATTTGCACGACGGCCTTACAGGTGAGCGTTTTGACCAGCCGGTGACGGTAGGTGTGATTTACATGTTGAAGTTGGGCCACTTGGTGGACGACAAGATGCACGCCCGTTCGATCGGACCATACTCGCTTATTACGCAACAGCCATTGGGTGGTAAAGCCCAGTTCGGTGGCCAGCGTTTCGGTGAGATGGAAGTGTGGGCGTTGGAGGCCTTCGGTGCCGCTAACGTCTTGCAGGAAATCTTGACAATCAAATCTGACGACGTTGTTGGCCGTGCCAAGGCGTACGAGGCGATTGTTAAAGGCGAAAACATGACTAAGCCTAATGTTCCTGAATCGTTTAACGTACTTGTGCACGAACTTCGCGGTTTGGCACTTGAAATCACACTTGACTAA
- the tuf gene encoding elongation factor Tu: MAKETFDRSKPHVNIGTIGHVDHGKTTLTAAISKVLADKGLAEQRDFGSIDNAPEEAERGITINTSHVEYETANRHYAHVDCPGHADYVKNMVTGAAQMDGAILVVAATDGPMPQTREHILLSRQVGVPALVVFLNKVDLVDDEELLELVEMEVRELLSEYDFPGDDIPVILGSALGGLNGEAEWVAKIDELMAAVDSYIPEPERLTDRDFLMPVEDVFSITGRGTVATGRIERGTINTGDPVEILGMGAEDMTSTITGVEMFRKILDQGMAGDNVGLLLRGVAKEDIKRGMVIVKPGSVTPHAHFKAEIYVLSKEEGGRHTPFFNKYRPQFYFRTTDVTGEVVLAEGVEMVMPGDNVTIEVKLINAIALEKGLRFAIREGGRTVGSGQVTEILD, translated from the coding sequence ATGGCTAAGGAAACCTTTGACCGTTCGAAACCGCACGTAAACATCGGTACCATTGGTCACGTTGACCACGGTAAAACCACTTTGACTGCGGCAATCTCTAAGGTGTTGGCAGACAAGGGTCTTGCTGAGCAGAGGGATTTCGGTTCAATCGACAACGCTCCTGAGGAAGCTGAGCGTGGTATCACTATCAACACTTCGCACGTTGAGTACGAAACTGCTAACCGTCACTATGCCCACGTTGACTGCCCAGGTCACGCCGACTACGTGAAGAACATGGTTACAGGTGCGGCTCAGATGGACGGCGCTATCTTGGTAGTTGCTGCTACTGACGGTCCTATGCCTCAGACTCGTGAGCACATCCTGTTGTCTCGTCAGGTAGGTGTACCTGCATTGGTTGTTTTCTTGAACAAAGTTGACTTGGTAGACGACGAAGAACTTCTCGAGCTCGTTGAGATGGAAGTTCGTGAGTTGTTGTCTGAGTACGACTTCCCAGGAGATGACATTCCAGTAATCTTGGGTTCTGCTTTGGGCGGACTCAACGGTGAAGCTGAGTGGGTTGCTAAGATCGACGAGCTGATGGCTGCTGTTGACTCTTACATTCCTGAGCCAGAGCGTTTGACTGACCGTGACTTCTTGATGCCTGTAGAGGACGTATTCTCGATCACTGGTCGTGGTACTGTTGCTACTGGTCGTATCGAGCGTGGTACTATCAACACTGGTGACCCAGTTGAGATCTTGGGTATGGGTGCTGAGGATATGACTTCTACCATCACTGGTGTGGAGATGTTCCGTAAGATCCTTGACCAAGGTATGGCTGGTGACAACGTAGGTTTGTTGCTTAGAGGTGTTGCCAAAGAGGATATCAAGCGTGGTATGGTAATCGTTAAGCCAGGCTCAGTAACTCCTCACGCTCACTTCAAAGCTGAGATTTACGTATTGTCAAAAGAAGAAGGTGGACGTCACACTCCATTCTTCAACAAGTACCGTCCACAATTCTACTTCCGTACAACAGACGTTACTGGCGAAGTTGTATTGGCAGAAGGTGTTGAGATGGTAATGCCTGGCGACAACGTAACTATCGAAGTTAAGTTGATCAACGCTATCGCTTTGGAAAAAGGTCTGCGTTTCGCTATCCGTGAGGGTGGTAGAACTGTAGGTTCAGGTCAGGTAACTGAGATTCTTGACTAA
- a CDS encoding M1 family aminopeptidase, whose protein sequence is MIDRILKVGVLAFAGTALVSCSGSKQIASQAQESDAEVAEVSQVAPSDSVLEIYRASRPRTVDLLHTKLEVKPDWSKRFLYGVATLELSPYFYPQEEVELDAKGFDVSSVGLAENGTVKPLAFDYDGKKIWVKLDREYTRDEKLVLSIDYVAKPDELEVGGSDAISQDKGLYFIDPDGTDPVKPTQLWTQGETEASSCWFPTIDSPNERCTQEIYITVDDRFKTLSNGVMVFSRRNEDGTRTDYWKMDKAHAPYLFMMAVGEFAVVEEHKGGLEYKYYVEPEYEGDAKAIFGNTPEMVAFFSEKLDYPFPWPKYSQVIVRDFVSGAMENTSASVFMESVQSNKRELIDRNWDGIIAHELFHQWFGDLVTCESWSNLPLNEAFANYSEYLWNEHKYGKDAALEHQAEELAGYLEESKVKKENLIRYHYRDKEEMFDRHSYNKGGRVLHMLRDLVGDEAFFKSLSVYLKHNAYKSVELANLRLAFEEVTGMDLNWFFQQWFLRPGHPVVDIETSYDEANKKLIVELGQAQISEDTPAYTFPLDIELWSNGKKELTRIWVDSPSQRYEIPFGEKPENVVVDPESLLCGEIRYEQTPEAWLSQYKNGENVLVRGAALNGLVDIWGDSIKDSSVFITALNDPASSIREYALDMLSGADEASRASVLDKVAEMAEKDPSSMVRSAAIVFLGDEEPNRFSSLFRLAMADSSYSVVGSALYSYSMTDAQDCGQVMERFENEKNVNVVLSIAGYYAEKGKYDKFEWLMGKYASSQKQDRWYMVQLLGQLLMRAPEAEQRQGAEFFMDLAMNDKAPHVRLAAFQSVSMLGYEGISERLMEIRENEADPRLREIYASLAGE, encoded by the coding sequence ATGATAGATCGAATATTAAAGGTTGGCGTATTGGCTTTTGCGGGAACTGCTTTGGTGTCCTGTTCCGGCTCTAAGCAGATTGCGTCCCAGGCACAGGAAAGCGATGCGGAGGTTGCGGAAGTGAGCCAAGTGGCGCCGTCCGATTCGGTTTTGGAAATATACAGGGCCTCCAGGCCAAGAACGGTGGATTTGCTCCATACAAAATTGGAAGTAAAGCCGGATTGGTCGAAGCGTTTCCTTTACGGAGTCGCTACGCTGGAGCTGAGCCCATATTTTTATCCGCAGGAAGAAGTAGAATTGGATGCGAAGGGTTTTGACGTTAGCTCGGTGGGATTAGCCGAGAATGGGACGGTGAAGCCGTTGGCTTTTGATTATGACGGAAAGAAGATCTGGGTAAAACTGGATCGGGAGTATACCCGTGACGAGAAGCTGGTCCTCTCGATAGATTATGTGGCGAAGCCTGACGAGCTCGAAGTGGGAGGAAGCGACGCCATTAGCCAAGACAAAGGCCTTTACTTTATCGACCCCGACGGAACGGATCCGGTGAAACCTACACAACTTTGGACACAGGGTGAGACGGAAGCCAGTTCCTGCTGGTTCCCGACTATCGACAGTCCGAACGAACGTTGCACTCAGGAAATCTACATTACCGTAGACGACCGTTTCAAAACGCTTTCAAACGGCGTGATGGTTTTCTCCCGAAGGAATGAGGACGGGACGAGAACAGACTATTGGAAAATGGACAAAGCGCACGCCCCTTATTTGTTTATGATGGCTGTTGGAGAGTTTGCTGTCGTGGAGGAGCATAAGGGCGGGCTTGAGTACAAGTATTATGTGGAGCCCGAGTATGAGGGCGATGCGAAGGCGATTTTCGGAAATACGCCGGAAATGGTCGCTTTCTTCTCCGAAAAGCTGGACTACCCGTTTCCTTGGCCAAAATATTCTCAGGTGATTGTCCGGGATTTCGTGTCGGGAGCGATGGAAAATACTTCGGCTTCCGTATTCATGGAATCCGTGCAGTCCAACAAGCGCGAGTTGATTGACCGTAATTGGGACGGGATAATCGCTCACGAATTGTTTCACCAGTGGTTCGGTGATTTGGTGACTTGCGAATCCTGGAGTAACCTTCCTTTGAACGAAGCTTTCGCAAATTATTCCGAATATCTTTGGAACGAACACAAGTATGGCAAAGATGCTGCGCTTGAACACCAAGCCGAAGAACTCGCCGGGTATCTGGAAGAGAGTAAGGTTAAAAAAGAAAATCTGATCCGCTACCATTACCGAGATAAGGAAGAGATGTTTGATCGTCATTCCTATAATAAAGGAGGGCGGGTTTTGCATATGTTGCGTGATTTGGTCGGAGACGAGGCGTTTTTCAAGTCATTGTCTGTCTACCTGAAGCATAATGCGTATAAATCGGTTGAATTGGCCAACCTCCGCTTGGCATTTGAGGAAGTGACGGGAATGGACTTGAATTGGTTCTTCCAGCAATGGTTCCTGCGTCCGGGCCATCCGGTTGTTGATATTGAGACAAGCTATGACGAGGCCAACAAGAAATTGATCGTGGAGCTCGGCCAAGCCCAAATTTCGGAAGATACGCCGGCTTATACTTTCCCTCTCGATATTGAACTTTGGTCAAATGGAAAGAAGGAATTGACAAGAATTTGGGTGGATAGCCCGAGTCAGAGATATGAAATTCCATTTGGGGAGAAACCGGAAAACGTTGTTGTGGACCCTGAAAGCCTCCTTTGTGGAGAAATTCGTTACGAACAAACCCCCGAAGCTTGGCTGTCGCAATATAAAAATGGAGAAAATGTATTGGTGCGCGGTGCGGCGCTTAACGGTTTGGTGGATATCTGGGGAGACTCGATAAAAGACAGCAGTGTTTTCATAACCGCACTTAACGATCCTGCCTCTTCAATTCGTGAATACGCATTGGATATGCTTTCCGGAGCTGATGAGGCTAGCAGAGCTTCTGTCCTTGACAAAGTGGCCGAGATGGCTGAAAAAGATCCGTCGTCAATGGTGCGTTCCGCGGCGATCGTGTTTCTCGGCGATGAGGAGCCGAATAGGTTCAGCAGTCTTTTCAGGCTAGCCATGGCCGATTCCTCTTACTCGGTTGTGGGAAGCGCGCTTTATTCGTATTCGATGACCGACGCTCAAGACTGTGGTCAGGTTATGGAACGGTTTGAGAATGAGAAGAATGTGAATGTAGTGTTGTCCATTGCCGGATATTATGCGGAAAAGGGCAAATATGATAAATTTGAGTGGCTGATGGGCAAGTATGCGTCATCCCAGAAACAGGACCGTTGGTATATGGTTCAGCTTTTGGGGCAATTGCTGATGCGTGCGCCGGAAGCCGAACAGCGCCAAGGAGCCGAGTTCTTTATGGATTTGGCGATGAACGACAAGGCTCCCCATGTTAGGCTGGCCGCTTTCCAGTCGGTTAGCATGCTGGGCTACGAGGGAATATCCGAGCGATTGATGGAAATAAGAGAAAATGAGGCGGACCCTAGGCTGAGGGAAATTTACGCTTCTTTGGCGGGGGAGTAA
- the rplA gene encoding 50S ribosomal protein L1, with the protein MARLTKKRKQALAKVDFAKAYSLEEASSLVKEITSTKFDSSIDIDVRLGVDPRKADQMVRGVVALPHGTGKDVRVLVLCTPDKEEEAKAAGADYAGLDEYIKKIEGGWTDVDVIITMPTVMAKVGRLGRVLGPRGLMPNPKAGTVTLDVAKAVKEVKAGKIDFKVDKSGIIHTSVGKASFTAEQIKDNMTEMLQTLSKLKPASAKGTYFKSVYLSSTMSPGIKVDKNSVPGL; encoded by the coding sequence ATGGCGAGATTAACGAAAAAAAGAAAGCAAGCTTTGGCCAAAGTTGACTTTGCCAAGGCTTATTCGCTAGAGGAGGCTTCTTCGCTGGTGAAAGAAATCACTTCCACCAAGTTCGATTCTTCTATTGATATCGATGTTCGCTTGGGAGTTGATCCGCGCAAGGCAGACCAAATGGTTAGGGGCGTTGTGGCCTTGCCTCACGGCACAGGTAAAGACGTTCGCGTTTTGGTTCTTTGTACTCCTGACAAGGAGGAAGAGGCTAAGGCAGCTGGAGCGGACTACGCAGGCCTAGACGAGTACATCAAGAAAATCGAAGGTGGTTGGACTGATGTAGACGTTATCATTACCATGCCTACCGTAATGGCGAAAGTTGGCCGTCTCGGGCGCGTATTGGGACCTAGAGGTTTGATGCCAAACCCTAAGGCCGGTACAGTAACGTTGGACGTAGCTAAGGCTGTGAAAGAGGTGAAAGCTGGTAAAATCGACTTCAAAGTTGACAAATCAGGTATCATCCACACTAGCGTTGGAAAAGCGTCGTTCACTGCTGAGCAAATCAAGGACAACATGACTGAGATGCTCCAGACACTCTCTAAATTGAAGCCAGCTTCCGCCAAAGGAACTTACTTCAAGAGCGTGTACCTCTCAAGCACCATGAGCCCCGGTATTAAAGTAGATAAAAACAGTGTCCCTGGTCTTTAA